The Acidobacteriota bacterium genome segment AATTTCGGGCCGACGGTGACCGTGTCGCCCACCGCTACGCGGCCGTCACGATCCAGCCCGAACGGGGGCGTCAGGTGAATGCCCGCCATGCTGAGGCGCTCGTCGCCCAGGCGCAGGAGCTGGGAAACCGGATCGACGTCCAGCCCGTTGAGCCAGAGTCGGTGCGGCGGCAACAATTGAATCTGTAGTATTCCCCTCTCAGCGGCACCGACCGGAAGCCACAATCAGGATTGACCGTCCGGACGATGGCGTGGGTGTACAATTCCGTCGCGTTGACCACGACCGCGGCGGCCGGACCTCCGCGCGCCGGCCCCGATGGCCTCCATGATGCCACGCTCCCGCTTCAGCTTGCGCGGTCGTGCCTTGGTCCGCCGGCCGGTTCCGCCGGCTCCAGGTGTGCTGTCATCAGCGCCAGGTTGGCCGTGTCATCCTCCCCCCAGTCGCGCGTGTCCAGGAGCGCCGCCCGGACAATGAACCGGCTGAACGGCCATGGCAGGCGGGTCCGATCCCACGAGTTGAAGGTTATCCGCGGCCGCGGGTCGAACCCCAGCACGACCACCATTGCCCTGGCGCGCCGCGCCAGCAGGGCCGCACCCGGCTTCCCCACGCGGCGGGGTCCCCGGGGCCCATCCAGGGCCAGCGCAGCGCAGTGGGGGTGCGGATCGGACGGTATGGCCAGCCAGTGCTTCAACTCAACGAGCCCGCCCACCGCCCCGCGGCTGGACGACCCCCGGACCGCCACCAGTCCCAGGCGCTCCATCACCCGGGTCAGCATCTCGCCGTCGCGGGAGCGGCTGATCATGACGGCCACGCGGCCCTTCGGCCCGCGCCGCAGGTTGACGATCTCGACATTGAACAAATCCTCGTGCCAGAACGCGAACACGATGGGCCGTCCGGACGCCTTGGCCGCATCAAACTGATCCAGCCCCTCGATCCGCAGCCGCTGGGTGGCCGCCAGCGCCCGGATATAACCGGCGATGAGCGGCGCGCCCACACGCCGGAACAGCCGGTCGCCCAGCGT includes the following:
- a CDS encoding DUF374 domain-containing protein yields the protein MTTGRPRPDAPPPETRRTETLGDRLFRRVGAPLIAGYIRALAATQRLRIEGLDQFDAAKASGRPIVFAFWHEDLFNVEIVNLRRGPKGRVAVMISRSRDGEMLTRVMERLGLVAVRGSSSRGAVGGLVELKHWLAIPSDPHPHCAALALDGPRGPRRVGKPGAALLARRARAMVVVLGFDPRPRITFNSWDRTRLPWPFSRFIVRAALLDTRDWGEDDTANLALMTAHLEPAEPAGGPRHDRAS